From Lysinibacillus sp. SGAir0095, the proteins below share one genomic window:
- a CDS encoding LLM class flavin-dependent oxidoreductase: MKLSVLDQAPITSGNTASDALAKAVELAVVAEELGYERIWMAEHHNTKGFASSAPEITASYIAAKTNRIRVGTGGTMIMHYSPYKIAEVFKTLSALAPGRIDFGAGRAPGGDNYAMYALAEGRQPQVNNLYEKLQWTLDFLNEQAPQNPYYQRVIASPSNIVLPQSWLLGSSGNSAVQAGKMGLGYSYVQFFNGYMNKKVFDAYKSNFIPSPFMEKPEIIVSYFVTVAESREEAEYQAKPADIARLLFNRGQVDLLRMTPEEAKDYPLTEMDRMWIEENRNQHFVGTPQEVADLLLQEQEEYGFDEAMICTIPHSQDARLNVYRLLAKELM, encoded by the coding sequence ATGAAATTAAGTGTATTAGATCAAGCACCAATAACGAGCGGGAATACCGCATCAGATGCTTTAGCAAAAGCAGTAGAATTGGCGGTTGTGGCAGAGGAGTTAGGCTATGAGCGAATTTGGATGGCTGAGCATCACAACACAAAGGGGTTTGCTAGCTCAGCACCAGAAATTACAGCTTCGTATATTGCAGCTAAAACCAATCGAATTCGAGTAGGCACTGGTGGAACAATGATTATGCACTATTCTCCATATAAAATTGCTGAAGTGTTTAAAACATTAAGTGCACTAGCGCCGGGCCGAATAGATTTCGGAGCAGGCAGGGCTCCTGGGGGCGATAATTACGCCATGTATGCATTAGCTGAAGGACGCCAACCACAAGTAAATAATTTGTATGAAAAGCTGCAATGGACTTTGGATTTTTTAAATGAACAAGCACCACAAAATCCATATTATCAAAGAGTGATTGCTTCACCTTCTAATATCGTTCTTCCACAAAGCTGGTTACTTGGTTCAAGCGGAAATAGTGCTGTACAAGCTGGGAAAATGGGATTGGGTTACTCCTATGTCCAATTCTTTAATGGCTATATGAATAAAAAGGTGTTTGATGCCTATAAATCGAACTTTATTCCATCACCATTTATGGAGAAGCCTGAAATAATCGTATCCTATTTTGTAACCGTTGCAGAGAGTAGGGAAGAAGCTGAGTATCAAGCAAAGCCGGCTGATATTGCTCGGCTTTTATTTAATCGAGGACAGGTAGATTTACTGAGAATGACCCCGGAAGAAGCAAAGGATTATCCATTAACCGAAATGGATCGTATGTGGATTGAGGAAAACAGAAACCAACACTTCGTTGGTACACCTCAAGAAGTAGCAGACCTATTACTACAAGAACAAGAAGAATACGGGTTTGATGAAGCGATGATTTGTACAATCCCACATTCACAAGATGCAAGATTGAATGTGTACCGTTTGTTAGCGAAGGAATTAATGTAA
- a CDS encoding DUF2441 domain-containing protein: MKLGQVINFDQNQYNTLYHFFFEGEQLNSKGEDFFQILQNQHTIEGLHLNKEDTDVAMKYTSKTIRAIRELIVEMVRRQEYPEYPSRLSCLYAAKTYEDALKWKDLFTFYKRKVLQIVKLNVIGDCFEGDGNLLPKEDGAPFDKKFEQARAYWKGNVQNNLPELLINGKIEVVEILHQFN; the protein is encoded by the coding sequence ATGAAGCTAGGGCAAGTAATTAACTTTGACCAAAACCAATATAATACCCTCTATCATTTCTTTTTCGAAGGTGAACAATTGAATTCCAAAGGTGAAGATTTTTTTCAGATTCTACAAAATCAACATACAATTGAAGGTCTGCACCTAAATAAAGAAGACACTGATGTTGCTATGAAGTATACAAGTAAAACTATTCGAGCGATAAGAGAATTGATCGTCGAAATGGTAAGACGACAAGAATATCCTGAATACCCTTCAAGACTAAGTTGTTTATATGCAGCCAAAACCTATGAAGATGCTTTGAAATGGAAAGATTTATTTACCTTTTATAAACGAAAGGTCTTGCAAATTGTTAAATTAAATGTAATCGGAGACTGTTTCGAAGGTGATGGAAACCTTCTACCAAAGGAAGATGGTGCTCCTTTTGATAAAAAATTCGAGCAAGCTCGAGCGTACTGGAAAGGGAATGTGCAAAACAACCTCCCTGAACTTTTGATTAACGGAAAAATCGAAGTGGTTGAAATTTTACACCAATTCAACTAA
- a CDS encoding iron ABC transporter permease, which produces MTLFLILIIALVLFSINAGYIHIPISEVYATLTGNGTAANELTILQFRLPRIVIALLVGAGIAVSGAILQGVTKNPIADPGILGINAGAGLAVVLYMFFFQGTAFFSGPLAIFIMPLTALVGAFLAAIFIYFFSMKNRSVTISRLLLVGIGVNAAFNAGLIIFQMKMEPADFTAALVWISGSIWGTNWTYVLALCPWIFVFIPLAIYKSNYLNILNLNDSIGIGLGMKIERERRLLLSIAVILAGTCVAVGGGITFLGLIIPQIVRRLVGANHKRLIPLTALAGALFLLLADTLGRMFMAPAEIPVGLIVSLIGAPYFMYLLIKGR; this is translated from the coding sequence ATGACATTATTTTTGATACTAATCATTGCCCTTGTATTATTCAGCATTAATGCAGGGTATATACATATTCCTATTTCTGAAGTGTACGCAACGTTAACTGGGAACGGCACTGCTGCAAATGAGCTGACAATTCTCCAGTTCCGACTGCCGCGAATTGTGATTGCATTATTAGTAGGTGCGGGAATTGCTGTATCTGGCGCTATCTTGCAAGGCGTAACAAAAAATCCGATAGCTGACCCAGGTATTCTTGGAATTAATGCTGGAGCAGGCTTGGCAGTTGTACTCTATATGTTCTTCTTCCAAGGGACTGCATTCTTTTCAGGTCCATTAGCGATTTTTATCATGCCGCTTACTGCTTTAGTCGGAGCGTTTTTGGCCGCAATTTTCATCTATTTCTTTTCGATGAAAAATCGATCCGTTACCATTTCGCGCTTGCTTTTAGTTGGTATTGGTGTGAACGCCGCCTTCAATGCAGGACTAATTATTTTTCAAATGAAAATGGAGCCAGCGGATTTTACAGCTGCTTTAGTTTGGATTTCCGGCAGCATTTGGGGAACAAATTGGACATATGTGTTAGCTTTATGTCCCTGGATTTTTGTCTTTATCCCTCTTGCCATTTATAAATCAAACTATTTAAATATCCTAAATCTAAACGACTCGATAGGTATTGGATTAGGAATGAAAATCGAACGTGAGCGTCGACTCCTTTTAAGCATTGCGGTAATCTTAGCCGGGACATGTGTAGCAGTTGGAGGAGGCATTACATTTTTAGGTTTAATCATCCCACAAATCGTCCGTAGACTTGTTGGAGCAAATCACAAAAGGCTGATTCCTCTAACAGCTCTAGCAGGAGCATTATTCTTACTACTCGCAGACACTCTCGGAAGAATGTTTATGGCTCCTGCCGAGATTCCAGTGGGCTTAATTGTATCGCTTATCGGGGCACCTTATTTTATGTATTTGTTAATAAAGGGAAGATAA
- a CDS encoding iron ABC transporter permease, which yields MAQPKKISQHLHNTLKGKPYVSLILGCVGILSLIFLGITSILYGASSINVATIVESIFHFDDSNSQHVIIRELRIPRAIAAIAVGAALAVSGAIMQGMTKNPLASPSIMGVTAGSSFVLSLAMAILPSLPYQSLILFSFIGAGVGAFLVFGMVALAKGGITPIRLVLAGSAITSLLTSLSTIISIRFDIAKDISFFYAGGVSSIQMHHLTFAFPAIGIGLVLAIFLSRSITVLSLGEDIAKGLGQNTTRIQLFGTITVLILTGAAVSIAGMIGFVGLVIPHITRFFVGLDYRFIIPCSAILGGLLLLGADIVGRMVNPPFETPVGAITALVGVPFFLYLARKEGRTLN from the coding sequence ATGGCTCAGCCAAAAAAGATATCTCAACATTTACATAACACCTTAAAAGGAAAACCCTATGTTTCATTGATACTTGGATGTGTGGGTATCTTATCACTTATATTCCTTGGCATTACGTCAATCTTATATGGGGCTAGCTCCATCAATGTCGCTACCATTGTTGAAAGTATTTTTCACTTTGATGATAGCAACTCCCAGCATGTGATTATCAGAGAGTTGCGAATTCCGCGTGCCATTGCAGCAATTGCTGTAGGTGCAGCATTAGCAGTTTCAGGTGCCATTATGCAAGGTATGACGAAAAATCCGCTTGCTTCCCCTTCTATCATGGGCGTTACAGCTGGATCTTCCTTTGTACTTTCACTTGCTATGGCCATTCTACCATCCCTGCCATATCAATCACTTATACTTTTTTCGTTTATAGGAGCTGGTGTAGGTGCATTTTTAGTATTTGGCATGGTTGCGTTGGCTAAGGGTGGGATTACTCCTATCCGCTTAGTATTAGCAGGTTCGGCAATAACATCCTTACTAACCTCGCTATCGACCATCATTAGTATTCGATTTGATATCGCTAAAGATATTAGCTTTTTCTATGCTGGTGGGGTTTCTAGTATTCAAATGCATCATTTAACCTTTGCTTTTCCCGCTATTGGTATAGGTTTAGTATTGGCCATATTCTTGTCTCGATCCATTACAGTATTGAGCCTGGGAGAGGATATTGCCAAAGGTTTAGGGCAAAATACAACTCGTATACAATTATTCGGTACAATTACTGTCTTAATATTAACTGGAGCGGCTGTTTCCATTGCTGGTATGATTGGATTTGTCGGTTTAGTCATTCCACATATTACACGTTTCTTTGTCGGTCTGGATTACCGTTTTATCATTCCATGCTCAGCCATTCTAGGAGGGCTATTACTTCTAGGAGCTGATATTGTTGGGCGAATGGTAAATCCTCCATTTGAAACACCCGTTGGAGCAATCACAGCTCTAGTTGGTGTACCTTTCTTTCTTTACTTAGCTAGAAAAGAAGGGAGAACTTTAAATTGA
- a CDS encoding ABC transporter substrate-binding protein: MGIFFKSTKPLKIVSFGVLALALAACGDKAEETPKTDDSNTAEVSTEKAGSETRTLTDALGNKVEVPGNPQRVIASYLEDPLLALGVTPIAQWSVKDGSSTQRYLQDYLKDVDLINHDLPFEEVQSFEPDLIIMDSASMVEGGKYAQYSAIAPTYVIGAELNNDWREELKTVGSIFAMEDKAEEVISDYETKAEEAKAQIEEKVGQKSAAAIWLVGGSFFVVNQELSSGDVLYNDLGFKVPAVVEEISANAENNWNAVSLEKLVELDADYLFLVNSDGSENTTLSDALWKSIPAVKAGNVYEFGPETSWLYTGAIANGQIIDNVLESVAK, encoded by the coding sequence ATGGGCATTTTCTTTAAATCAACTAAGCCTTTAAAAATAGTATCTTTTGGTGTTTTGGCGTTAGCCTTAGCTGCATGTGGAGATAAAGCTGAAGAAACACCAAAGACAGATGATTCAAATACAGCTGAAGTATCGACGGAAAAAGCAGGATCAGAAACTCGTACTCTTACTGATGCTTTAGGAAACAAAGTTGAAGTACCTGGCAATCCACAACGTGTCATAGCATCCTATTTGGAAGATCCATTATTAGCCCTAGGGGTTACACCTATCGCACAATGGTCGGTAAAAGATGGGTCAAGTACTCAACGCTACTTACAGGATTATCTAAAAGATGTTGACTTAATCAATCACGATCTTCCTTTTGAAGAAGTACAAAGCTTTGAGCCAGATTTAATCATTATGGACTCAGCTAGCATGGTAGAGGGCGGAAAGTATGCTCAATACAGTGCGATTGCTCCTACATATGTTATTGGAGCTGAGTTAAATAATGATTGGAGAGAAGAGCTTAAAACAGTAGGTAGCATCTTTGCAATGGAAGATAAAGCGGAAGAAGTAATCTCTGATTACGAAACAAAAGCGGAAGAAGCAAAAGCTCAAATTGAAGAAAAAGTTGGCCAAAAGTCAGCTGCTGCTATTTGGTTAGTAGGAGGAAGCTTCTTTGTCGTAAATCAAGAGCTATCAAGTGGCGATGTACTTTATAATGATTTAGGATTTAAAGTGCCGGCAGTCGTAGAGGAAATTTCAGCTAACGCCGAGAACAACTGGAATGCTGTTTCTCTTGAGAAATTAGTTGAGCTGGATGCAGACTACTTATTCTTAGTAAACAGTGATGGCAGTGAAAATACAACTTTAAGCGACGCATTGTGGAAAAGCATCCCGGCGGTAAAAGCAGGGAATGTGTATGAATTTGGTCCAGAAACTAGCTGGTTATATACAGGTGCGATTGCGAACGGTCAAATTATTGACAATGTTTTAGAAAGTGTAGCGAAATAA
- a CDS encoding S1C family serine protease: MDKDKQNEFEPISEEELIELVLEEQKKALEKEREKRLSGVHETKKRSKPVRLFAWIMAAMLAFSTFAVILEIFSIPAIEFLKVSTKLSGQEDIQRYKEAVVEIQTNDGKGTGFAITEDGYIVTNDHVIEDALTITVIFPDESLYKGEVIETYPDIDLAILKVDGEELPYLTLADSYSPTQNESIYFIGNPLYFTGIANEGKVIDYKQLSDWEEKVLMLDAPVYRGNSGSPVINLEGQVIGIIFATIKDPSHGRVGLFIPIDLLHEKKLF; the protein is encoded by the coding sequence ATGGATAAAGATAAACAGAACGAATTTGAACCAATCAGCGAAGAAGAATTGATTGAATTAGTCCTGGAAGAACAAAAAAAGGCTTTAGAAAAGGAACGGGAAAAAAGATTATCCGGGGTGCATGAAACAAAGAAACGTTCAAAGCCTGTTCGCCTTTTTGCCTGGATAATGGCAGCAATGCTTGCCTTTAGTACATTTGCCGTGATTTTAGAAATTTTCTCAATTCCGGCTATTGAGTTTTTAAAGGTATCTACAAAACTCTCTGGTCAGGAAGATATTCAACGCTATAAAGAAGCTGTTGTTGAAATTCAAACGAATGATGGAAAAGGAACAGGTTTTGCCATAACTGAGGACGGTTATATTGTAACGAATGATCATGTGATTGAAGATGCCCTTACCATTACAGTCATCTTCCCGGATGAAAGCCTCTATAAAGGTGAGGTTATTGAGACCTATCCTGACATTGATTTAGCTATTCTTAAAGTGGACGGTGAAGAACTCCCCTACTTAACACTGGCCGATTCGTATTCGCCCACTCAAAATGAATCCATTTACTTTATTGGAAACCCTTTGTATTTTACCGGGATAGCCAATGAAGGGAAGGTAATTGATTACAAGCAGCTTTCAGATTGGGAAGAAAAAGTATTAATGTTAGATGCGCCCGTCTATCGTGGTAATAGTGGAAGTCCAGTTATTAACCTTGAAGGGCAAGTAATTGGAATTATTTTTGCCACGATTAAAGATCCATCTCACGGACGAGTTGGATTATTTATTCCGATTGACTTGCTCCATGAAAAAAAACTATTTTAA
- a CDS encoding multidrug efflux SMR transporter, protein MKAWFKVLLASLLEVFWVIGLAHADEIWEWIGTIIAIGICNYLLIKATSTLPTGTVYAVFVGLGTAGAVLSEILFFGEPFNIIKILLIVLLLVGVIGLKLVTDDKKEEEA, encoded by the coding sequence ATGAAGGCGTGGTTCAAGGTTTTACTGGCATCATTGCTAGAAGTATTTTGGGTTATTGGTTTGGCCCATGCAGATGAGATTTGGGAATGGATAGGTACGATTATAGCAATCGGAATCTGTAATTATTTATTGATTAAGGCAACCTCAACCCTTCCAACAGGTACGGTCTATGCAGTATTTGTAGGTTTGGGGACTGCTGGAGCGGTTCTTTCTGAGATTCTGTTCTTTGGCGAACCATTTAACATTATTAAAATACTATTAATTGTTTTGTTACTAGTTGGTGTGATTGGCTTAAAGCTTGTAACAGATGATAAAAAGGAGGAGGAAGCATAA
- a CDS encoding multidrug efflux SMR transporter, whose amino-acid sequence MAWVALIVAGLFETFGVAMLNQYSVSRNWKPLVFLAIGFGISLFLLDYSMHTISMGTAYAIWTGIGVVGGTIVGMLFYGESKDWKRIICIFIILCASIGLKIVS is encoded by the coding sequence ATGGCATGGGTCGCTTTAATCGTAGCAGGGTTATTTGAAACTTTTGGGGTAGCCATGTTGAATCAATATAGTGTCAGTCGTAATTGGAAGCCGCTTGTATTTTTAGCGATTGGTTTTGGTATTAGCTTGTTTCTTCTGGACTACTCTATGCACACAATTTCAATGGGCACAGCCTATGCAATCTGGACTGGAATCGGGGTTGTCGGAGGTACAATCGTAGGGATGCTTTTTTATGGGGAATCAAAAGATTGGAAAAGAATAATATGTATTTTCATTATTTTATGTGCGAGCATTGGGTTGAAAATTGTTTCATAA
- the thpR gene encoding RNA 2',3'-cyclic phosphodiesterase yields the protein MSKHHYFLAAKLPKEVKDYLKEWVEKNKADFPFAKWVHHEDYHITLAFLGFAEESMKQEVLNTMSQTLIEESPFILTLNKIGTFGPHKKPRIFWGDVEQSDSLNQVQKKVHRQCMEIGFQLDKKPFRPHITLARKWQGENDFDIVKLEEFEDRLSFTVDEVVLYETHLDKTPKYHEYARFSLA from the coding sequence TTGAGTAAGCATCATTATTTTCTAGCAGCCAAGCTTCCAAAAGAAGTGAAGGACTATTTAAAAGAGTGGGTAGAGAAAAATAAAGCAGATTTTCCATTCGCAAAATGGGTCCATCATGAGGATTACCATATCACCTTAGCATTTTTAGGCTTTGCTGAAGAAAGCATGAAACAAGAAGTGCTCAATACAATGTCACAAACTTTAATAGAAGAAAGTCCATTCATCTTAACATTAAATAAGATAGGAACGTTTGGGCCGCACAAGAAACCACGTATTTTTTGGGGAGATGTAGAACAATCAGATAGTCTGAATCAGGTTCAAAAGAAGGTTCATCGCCAGTGTATGGAAATCGGTTTTCAATTGGATAAAAAACCGTTTAGGCCCCACATTACATTAGCTCGGAAATGGCAGGGTGAAAACGATTTTGACATAGTAAAGCTAGAAGAATTCGAAGACCGTCTTTCATTTACAGTTGATGAAGTTGTACTTTATGAGACTCACTTGGATAAAACACCAAAATATCATGAATATGCTCGCTTTTCATTAGCATAA
- a CDS encoding GNAT family N-acetyltransferase, with translation MKIRAARLEDAKAIAKVQVDTWRTTYKNIVPEDYLRNMSYEHQESIWKQIIPQCYVYIAETRSGEIIGFASGGRAVNGEYDDYPGELTAIYILEEYQSQGIGRLLFEAIVRGVHALGFRSMILFVLEDNPAKDFYRAIGGQLLDRVEIEIGGKILYELVYAWDDISEVLNNAN, from the coding sequence ATGAAGATTAGAGCAGCTAGATTAGAAGATGCAAAAGCGATAGCCAAAGTTCAAGTAGATACATGGCGAACTACGTATAAAAATATTGTTCCTGAGGATTATTTAAGAAATATGTCGTATGAGCATCAAGAAAGCATTTGGAAACAAATTATTCCACAATGCTATGTTTATATAGCAGAAACTCGCAGTGGTGAGATTATTGGATTTGCATCTGGAGGAAGGGCCGTTAACGGAGAATACGACGACTATCCCGGCGAACTAACTGCTATCTATATATTAGAAGAATATCAGAGTCAAGGAATTGGCAGATTACTCTTTGAAGCCATTGTTAGAGGTGTTCATGCTTTAGGATTCCGATCCATGATTCTCTTCGTTCTAGAAGACAATCCGGCTAAAGACTTTTACAGGGCAATTGGGGGGCAATTACTGGATCGTGTTGAAATCGAGATTGGCGGAAAAATTCTATACGAACTCGTTTATGCTTGGGATGATATAAGCGAAGTTTTAAATAATGCCAACTAA
- a CDS encoding rhodanese-like domain-containing protein has translation MEWILIIILVALIVYRLTPAKGVKTITTEQLKTVLHDPDKVFVDVRSPIEYKAQHIQQFQNIPLKSKFKDLPKDKEIVVICQTGIRSNQACKKLKRRGYKNITNVRGGLSHWNFKGEK, from the coding sequence ATAGAATGGATTCTGATTATTATCCTTGTTGCGTTAATCGTGTACCGATTAACACCGGCCAAGGGGGTTAAAACAATCACTACAGAGCAGCTAAAAACAGTCTTACACGATCCGGATAAAGTATTTGTAGATGTTCGTTCTCCGATTGAATATAAAGCGCAACATATTCAACAGTTTCAAAATATTCCGCTAAAATCCAAATTTAAAGATTTACCAAAGGATAAAGAAATAGTAGTTATCTGCCAAACAGGAATTAGAAGTAATCAAGCTTGCAAAAAATTAAAAAGACGTGGCTACAAGAATATAACGAATGTTCGTGGAGGTTTAAGCCACTGGAATTTTAAGGGGGAGAAGTAA
- a CDS encoding rhodanese-like domain-containing protein has translation MKEITPQDVQSRLENGEKLNLIDVREVDEVQAGHIPGITHIPLGLLEFRTNELDKNIPYIMVCRSGGRSGKATEFLQSQGFDATNMSGGMIAWEGEVE, from the coding sequence GTGAAAGAAATTACACCTCAAGATGTGCAAAGCCGTTTAGAGAACGGTGAAAAGTTAAACTTAATTGATGTGCGTGAAGTTGATGAAGTTCAAGCAGGTCATATTCCGGGTATTACACATATTCCGCTAGGGCTACTCGAATTCCGTACTAATGAACTGGATAAAAATATACCATATATTATGGTTTGCCGTTCAGGTGGTCGAAGTGGCAAGGCGACAGAGTTTCTACAAAGCCAAGGATTCGATGCAACAAATATGAGTGGTGGTATGATTGCTTGGGAAGGCGAAGTAGAGTAA
- the helD gene encoding RNA polymerase recycling motor HelD, with product MGELLEASQRDLKAVQDKIKESMANLEYIDSSDSYINILTNSRFFELALNQKESLEAVKKKPYFARIHFQRTGELEELLYIGKTSLFHNETFEPIIVDWRSPVANVYYDGRLGEISYPVRDEVYTGHLFSKRQYKIEDGELLSFQDVDLTTNDDLLQEALSGKADVRLTEIVATIQKEQNEIIRAHLKQPILVQGAAGSGKTTIALHRISYFLYTMGEHFNPEQLMILAPNKLFIEYIGDVLPELGVEQICQTTYAEYVQNATGVKLKLQNPNEQLETIVEEGLDGLPSFNIPQIKGSLFYRELLDRYLKVHERNLASLFNEDVFIEKYRIMRGSHLKKLFLEEFAYMPIEKRIERIKKVVQTEVKRKSKSVLSSLNTRYEDMIGKALSGLRDPDKRRETVTKFIDERDERIPKITAEVKSTATSYMKRFEKAKIKKMYRKLLTDRQLLQELAPEWTFDQQEKFLQAHIKERWALEDLAALYYLHAKIKGIENQWKMRVVFIDEVQDYSLFQLAALQSGLDTDMFTMVGDLAQGIHSYRSLTEWDSVLELFPRANYFTLQKSYRTTIEIMEVANKILMKMDEDLPLVEPVVRHGHEPTFVQADSFESEKINELYQSIGQNGHKSIALICKTTAEATNYTKLLNQAGVPAEMLSEESELGGAKLLVLPSHLAKGLEFDAVIIAAFDIPYFDTAIDRKLLYVALTRAMHELYLVGPGLDVFLLNEVSGTVKKE from the coding sequence ATGGGGGAGCTTCTTGAGGCTTCACAAAGGGATTTAAAAGCTGTTCAAGACAAGATTAAAGAATCGATGGCGAACCTTGAATATATCGATTCCAGTGATAGTTACATCAATATTTTAACGAACTCTCGTTTTTTCGAATTAGCTTTAAATCAAAAAGAAAGCTTAGAAGCCGTTAAGAAAAAGCCTTACTTTGCCCGCATCCATTTCCAACGAACAGGAGAGCTTGAGGAGCTTTTGTATATTGGCAAAACCTCTCTTTTCCATAACGAAACCTTTGAGCCCATTATTGTGGATTGGCGTTCTCCCGTGGCAAATGTTTATTACGACGGTCGTCTCGGTGAAATTTCTTATCCGGTACGTGATGAAGTTTATACTGGGCATTTATTCTCGAAACGGCAATATAAAATTGAAGATGGCGAGCTTTTGAGCTTTCAGGATGTTGATTTAACAACAAATGATGATTTGTTGCAAGAGGCATTATCTGGAAAGGCCGATGTGCGATTGACCGAAATCGTCGCAACCATTCAAAAAGAACAAAATGAAATTATCCGCGCCCATTTAAAACAGCCGATTCTCGTACAAGGAGCTGCCGGAAGTGGAAAAACAACCATTGCTCTTCACCGAATCTCATACTTCCTATATACGATGGGCGAACATTTTAACCCTGAACAACTAATGATCCTAGCACCAAACAAATTATTTATCGAATATATTGGTGACGTATTGCCAGAGCTGGGTGTGGAACAAATTTGCCAAACAACCTATGCAGAATACGTCCAAAATGCTACAGGAGTCAAATTAAAATTACAAAATCCTAACGAGCAGCTTGAAACAATTGTTGAGGAAGGGCTTGATGGACTTCCCTCTTTCAACATCCCTCAAATTAAAGGATCACTATTTTACCGCGAACTACTTGACCGTTATCTCAAAGTTCACGAGCGAAATCTAGCAAGTTTGTTTAATGAGGATGTATTTATAGAAAAATACCGGATTATGCGCGGAAGTCACTTGAAGAAGCTATTTTTGGAAGAGTTTGCCTACATGCCTATTGAAAAGCGTATTGAACGCATCAAAAAAGTTGTGCAAACGGAAGTAAAACGAAAATCCAAGTCTGTTCTTTCGTCGTTAAATACTCGTTACGAAGATATGATTGGGAAAGCTTTAAGTGGCCTTCGCGACCCGGACAAAAGACGCGAAACCGTCACAAAATTCATAGACGAGCGTGATGAACGAATTCCTAAAATCACGGCGGAAGTAAAATCGACGGCCACTTCATATATGAAACGGTTCGAGAAAGCAAAAATCAAAAAAATGTATCGAAAGCTTTTAACCGACCGACAGCTCCTACAAGAACTTGCACCAGAGTGGACTTTTGATCAACAGGAGAAATTTTTGCAGGCCCATATAAAAGAAAGATGGGCATTAGAGGATTTAGCCGCTCTTTATTACTTGCATGCAAAAATCAAAGGCATCGAGAATCAATGGAAGATGCGAGTAGTCTTTATCGACGAAGTTCAGGATTATAGCTTATTCCAATTAGCCGCCTTACAAAGTGGGCTTGATACTGACATGTTTACAATGGTTGGAGATTTAGCACAGGGAATTCATAGTTATCGTTCTTTGACGGAATGGGATTCTGTACTTGAGCTGTTCCCTCGCGCAAATTACTTTACTTTGCAAAAAAGCTATCGAACGACAATTGAAATAATGGAAGTAGCTAATAAAATTCTCATGAAAATGGATGAAGATTTGCCATTAGTTGAACCGGTTGTTCGACACGGCCATGAACCTACCTTTGTGCAGGCTGACAGCTTTGAATCAGAGAAAATCAACGAATTATACCAGTCTATTGGTCAAAATGGTCATAAATCGATTGCACTTATTTGTAAAACAACAGCTGAAGCCACAAATTATACGAAGCTATTAAACCAGGCAGGCGTTCCTGCTGAAATGTTGAGTGAAGAATCAGAGTTAGGCGGTGCAAAGCTTCTCGTTCTCCCAAGTCACCTGGCAAAAGGACTTGAGTTTGATGCAGTCATCATCGCAGCATTTGACATCCCTTACTTTGATACTGCCATTGACCGAAAGCTTCTATATGTTGCCTTAACTCGCGCCATGCACGAATTGTATTTAGTTGGACCAGGGTTAGACGTCTTTTTACTTAACGAAGTATCTGGAACAGTAAAAAAAGAGTAA